In Gossypium arboreum isolate Shixiya-1 chromosome 5, ASM2569848v2, whole genome shotgun sequence, a single genomic region encodes these proteins:
- the LOC108456327 gene encoding small polypeptide DEVIL 10, translating to MSNATCFFSSTKSNPCLRSQKPRQPSFGNRCLLMAKQQKTRFYILGRCVSMLLCWHDHSISD from the coding sequence ATGTCTAATGCTACTTGCTTTTTTTCAAGCACCAAATCCAATCCTTGTCTCAGGTCTCAAAAACCTCGGCAGCCTAGTTTCGGGAATCGTTGTTTGTTAATGGCAAAGCAACAGAAAACAAGGTTTTACATCCTGGGACGTTGTGTCTCCATGCTTTTGTGTTGGCACGATCATTCTATTTCGGATTGA
- the LOC108457307 gene encoding uncharacterized protein LOC108457307, which produces MASLNPGILLKLLQSMNSPTRVTGDHRSALLQVIGIVPALAGSDLWPNHGFYVQLSDSLNSTYVSLSERDTDLILSNRLQLGQFVYVDRFHFDSPVPRVSGIRPIAGRHPFVGSPDPLIARISSSKREFVIQPVSESEYSVDPIAVYLSNKKLDQQQISTENKDTKTEKSRARQPLAPRDNVKVNENSEHESKVPEKPPQRFSSPATAKRSGSAVKKINAAVVERDPSPAGKGKRSASPVPSKCVVPSLVAAKEDNRKVAREPAIIVPSRYRQPSPNGRKQASPGARRASLSPGRRLSGVLKVSPAVGDSKKKMATIVAGISKVSEALVGSAKSSRKGWDDQLEKDSGEHKEKASVKSKPDLQAILRTQAAISRRLSDVHSQKSNDENSSSNEKTKASSPEDGSAPEKATSANGAAGVTIHEKKWTDGSVAWDTISADLAKLGKEAMQRRILASKAAAEALEEAIATESVVRNLSMFSELSSKSKAGNPLPTIDKFLSIYNDVVKYTGIAETVATSNSSNTDNASKSSSLWVEVALATDLEILSLLTPQNNESPSALQKSLSKTQLKTSSLPQLEPIATIWTSGQGMKETVQFALNLKSEMEIWFLRFIEESLDAGFRMLGECAASSGGSKALPLDCGSIAGVLSQLKRVNDWLDQAVSRGDEPLIDKVEKLKRKIYGFVIQHVGSTFDNCSNISSSS; this is translated from the exons atggcttcgcTTAACCCAGGAATCCTCCTAAAGCTTCTCCAATCCATGAATTCGCCGACGCGCGTCACCGGTGACCACCGCTCGGCTCTCCTCCAAGTAATTGGTATTGTCCCTGCTCTCGCTGGCTCCGACCTATGGCCCAACCATGGCTTCTACGTTCAACTCTCCGATTCCCTCAACTCCACCTACGTCTCTCTCTCTGAGCGCGACACGGATTTGATCCTCTCAAACCGGCTCCAGCTAGGTCAGTTCGTTTACGTTGACCGCTTCCATTTTGACTCTCCCGTGCCACGTGTCTCCGGCATCCGTCCCATTGCAGGTCGCCACCCTTTCGTTGGTTCTCCTGACCCTCTCATTGCCCGCATTTCGTCTTCCAAAAGGGAATTCGTTATACAACCCGTTTCTGAATCCGAATACTCCGTGGATCCGATTGCGGTTTACTTGTCTAATAAGAAGTTGGATCAACAGCAGATTTCAACTGAGAATAAGGATACGAAAACTGAGAAGTCCAGAGCAAGGCAGCCTCTCGCTCCGAGAGATAATGTGAAAGTTAATGAAAATTCGGAACACGAATCCAAGGTTCCAGAAAAGCCTCCGCAAAGATTTTCGTCACCGGCCACCGCCAAACGTTCTGGTTCAGCTGTTAAGAAGATCAATGCGGCGGTTGTGGAAAGAGATCCATCTCCGGCGGGGAAGGGGAAGAGATCTGCATCTCCGGTACCGTCAAAATGCGTGGTACCGAGCTTGGTTGCAGCTAAGGAAGATAATAGGAAAGTGGCGAGAGAGCCAGCTATTATAGTACCGTCGAGGTATAGGCAACCTTCGCCTAACGGAAGGAAGCAAGCATCACCAGGTGCTCGTAGAGCATCGCTTTCTCCAGGGAGGAGGTTGTCTGGGGTATTGAAGGTCTCGCCGGCTGTTGGGGATTCGAAGAAGAAGATGGCAACGATTGTTGCTGGGATTTCGAAGGTGTCCGAAGCTCTGGTGGGGTCGGCAAAGAGTAGTAGGAAAGGCTGGGATGACCAGCTGGAGAAAGATTCAGGGGAACACAAGGAGAAAGCTTCTGTCAAGTCCAAGCCGGATCTGCAAGCAATCTTGCGGACTCAG GCGGCCATTTCAAGACGTTTAAGTGATGTACATAGTCAAAAATCcaatgatgaaaattcttctagcAATGAGAAAACGAAAGCTAGCTCACCTGAAGATGGTTCGGCCCCAGAGAAAGCAACATCTGCGAATGGGGCGGCAGGAGTCaccattcatgaaaagaaatGGACCGATGGCAGTGTTGCATGGGATACCATTTCTGCTGaccttgcaaagcttggaaag GAGGCTATGCAGAGGAGAATTCTTGCCTCCAAAGCTGCAGCAGAGGCATTGGAAGAGGCCATTGCTACAGAGTCAGTTGTCAGGAATTTAAG CATGTTTTCTGAACTCTCCTCTAAATCAAAGGCTGGGAATCCGTTGCCTACAATCGACaaatttttatctatttataATGATGTTGTGAAGTACACTGGGATTGCTGAGACTGTTGCAACTAGCAACAGTTCTAACACAGacaatgcctccaaatcttcttCTCTATGGGTTGAAGTTGCATTGGCTACTGATCTTGAGATACTCTCCCTTCTAACCCCACAAAACAATGAATCTCCATCAGCTCTGCAGAAAAGTTTGTCCAAAACCCAACTCAAAACTAGTTCATTGCCACAGCTGGAACCTATTGCTACAATATGGACCAGTGGTCAAGGAATGAAAGAGACGGTGCAATTTGCATTGAACTTGAAATCCGAGATGGAAATTTGGTTTCTTCGCTTCATCGAGGAATCATTGGATGCTGGTTTCCGGATGCTCGGTGAGTGTGCAGCATCAAGTGGTGGTAGCAAAGCATTACCATTGGACTGTGGCTCCATTGCAGGCGTTTTATCACAGTTAAAGCGGGTCAATGATTGGTTAGACCAGGCAGTTTCAAGAGGGGATGAACCGTTGATAGACAAAGTTGAGAAGTTGAAGAGGAAAATCTATGGGTTTGTCATTCAACATGTTGGAAGCACTTTTGATAATTGCTCCAATATTTCTTCATCATCTTGA